Proteins encoded by one window of Apium graveolens cultivar Ventura unplaced genomic scaffold, ASM990537v1 ctg8934, whole genome shotgun sequence:
- the LOC141705497 gene encoding uncharacterized protein LOC141705497, whose amino-acid sequence MEASKNKEGSFGLSYPMLTKTNYTTWAIKIKVFMQAHGVWDAIEPKDPKGTVEEKTDKRALAIIYQGIADDMLLTIAEKKTSKEAWGAIKIMCLGADKVKKAKAQTLKSEFESLKMKDTEMLDDFCMKLNGLVSKIRALGETIAEEYVVKKLLRVVPTKFLQIASAIEQFGNLDTMSVEEVIGSLKAHEERLGGQTENNEGQQLLLTEDEWLKREGNDRKLLLTREEWLKKSGKAGQSSGSDYHTRDNRMARDRSQVKCYNCAAYGHFAYECRKPKKNRPQRGEANMSFIIDEEPALLMNLCENIKPDVIGITEDKIIVNIKERDENVWYLDNGASNHMTGRREKFEKLDRTVKGEVKFGDGSVVQIQGRGSIKFLCKNGETRILSEVCYIPTL is encoded by the coding sequence ATGGAAGCTAGCAAGAACAAGGAGGGGTCATTTGGACTGAGTTATCCTATGCTAACTAAGACGAACTACACCACATGGGCCATCAAGATAAAAGTCTTTATGCAGGCACACGGTGTTTGGGATGCAATAGAACCAAAGGATCCAAAGGGTACAGTCGAAGAAAAAACAGACAAGCGAGCACTAGCCATTATCTATCAAGGGATTGCAGATGACATGCTGTTAACGATAGCAGAAAAGAAAACATCGAAGGAGGCTTGGGGGGCTATAAAAATAATGTGCCTAGGTGCGGATAAAGTAAAGAAGGCTAAAGCTCAGACCCTAAAATCAGAGTTTGAGTCTCTAAAGATGAAAGACACTGAAATGTTGGATGACTTTTGTATGAAATTAAACGGCTTGGTTTCGAAAATCAGGGCGTTAGGAGAGACAATTGCTGAAGAGTATGTCGTTAAAAAGCTACTAAGGGTTGTCCCAACTAAGTTCCTCCAAATTGCGTCTGCAATCGAACAATTTGGTAACTTAGACACTATGTCCGTGGAGGAGGTCATTGGTTCTCTTAAAGCCCATGAGGAACGCTTGGGTGGACAAACGGAGAACAACGAGGGGCAGCAACTACTCTTGACTGAGGATGAGTGGCTCAAGAGAGAAGGCAACGACAGGAAACTTCTTCTCACTCGAGAAGAGTGGTTGAAGAAGTCAGGAAAGGCTGGGCAAAGCAGTGGTAGTGATTATCACACAAGGGATAACCGTATGGCTCGAGATAGAAGCCAGGTGAAATGTTACAATTGTGCTGCATATGGACACTTCGCTTATGAGTGTCGTAAGCCTAAGAAGAACAGGCCACAAAGAGGGGAAGCAAATATGTCATTTATAATCGACGAAGAACCTGCACTCTTGATGAATTTATGCGAAAACATCAAACCTGATGTGATTGGCATTACCGAGGATAAGATTATAGTAAACATCAAGGAGAGAGATGAAAACGTATGGTATCTTGATAATGGAGCTAGTAATCACATGACTGGACGTCGTGAGAAATTTGAAAAGCTTGACAGGACTGTGAAAGGGGAAGTGAAATTTGGTGATGGCTCAGTAGTCCAAATTCAGGGCAGAGGTTCAATCAAATTCCTGTGCAAGAATGGGGAGACCAGAATTTTAAGCGAAGTCTGCTACATACCTACTTTGTGA